The window TACGCTGTTCTTCGACGAGTTGAGACGGCTGGATCTTGTTCATCACCACCAACATCCCAGTGGCTGCCAAATACATCAGAGTTGAAGAGAGCTTGAGGGCCACAAGGGGTCCCCCTACACTTGTAGCAGCAATTCCAGCCATGGTTGCAGCAGTGAGTGTGATTGCATTAATAGAGGTCAAAAGAAGATGGTTCCAATTATCACGCTGCTCCCCAATATTCTTATGCATCTCCACTCTATCTGCAACAGCCTCCATGATTGCATGGAGCTTAGCAATCACCATAGGATCAGAAACATTGCTCACAGAAGGGAAAGTAGTATCAGTTATGGACTCGTATTTCTTCTCCACATGGCCGGTGGTTGCAGCTGTTAGACCAACTCCCATGTCCAGTACTTCCTGTACCAAATCTCTTGTGGGGAGCTTCAGAGATATGCCGCTGGTCCGGAGCTTAGGCATATTGATAGTAGCTCTGATCATTCCTCTCCGGCAACGAGATGAGGAATAAGCCACTGACCCAGTAACACTTGAAGATTGAAGGCTCGCCATGTCCTCTCCTTGTATGATCTGTATGGGTTTCTTCTTGTTGCTAGGACTGGTTGATTCTAATGGGTATGTGTTGAATGGCTTTGGCTTGAAGAAGTGTAGTGAAATGGGTGGCGATGCAACCTGGATAATATATAGGGAATGCGAGTGGACCAAGTATGCTGTTCAACGCTTGAATGGTCTCATGGATCTTGGCTTAGACCATTTCTTGTCTTCGGTTTATTGGGGTTTCACCATTCAATTAGGCTGCTTGCAAGCCTGGGCATGGAGGCAGTCCTCCATTGACTTTCAACCTGCAAAATCCAGTAAAACCTTGAAATAGGCGTAGGCATTACAAgtacatattttaattaagaGTACAAAATCCCAATGAATATGAACAATTCCTTCAGCTCATTTACGACTTTTATAGAGATATTTGTCAAATGTTTTGAAGCGATACAtgataaagaatttaaatttaaattcccaATGGGTCATGAccagaaataataaaatcaacgTTTTACTTCTCCAAGTTTTCTGGGTCTGAATTCTGTAGCCATATATTGTTGATCAGCAGATAAATTTTACCCAAGTAAAACATGGGATTTGATAAAAAATGATATGCATTTTAAGCATCCAGACgtctttcttttccaattaaCATACCGTGTTACAATGAGAGAATGGGCAttcttttcctcaattttaattattttttaaaatttttatgactaaatcacaaattcaaaactatttattaataaggataataattattcaaaaattctaatgagtctttcttctattttggaaagaaaacatttttctaacttagaaaaatatgaaacattTTTCAACCTtagaaaaacaagtttaaaaagggttcaacaaaataactttttaaaaacttattctaaaagtaaaatatttattaaaaaaattaacatattttaattattttttatagaatattttgaaaaaaaaataatgctttgaatattttatattgtaaCCAAGTAGCCAAATTCAAGGTAAAGAATAAACCAACTAAACTACTGAATTTCTAATCAAacttttgttaattttgattttaaaaataattaagaattatttttaaaacctgTTCTAGCACCGTCCGCcttttgtatttgattttgtGGTTGGACCATACAGCGGCAGTTAGACTTTCACAGTTAGGCCGCACCAGTTTGCAAAGATGGGTCAATGGGAATAGGAGGGCAGGCGCCAGTGGGCGCTGGCCCTAGCTTATTTGGTCAAAAGAGCTACCATTAGAATCCAACATTCAGCCCTCAATGGAATGTGATCTGAGATCTAAAACTGAACCATTCCTCATAAGTCATAACCATTTCCAGCCTTTTAGCCATGGATTAAGGGTGTAAACACAACACAAAACAACAGCTTTCTATCCCCATATTGTGGCTGTAGCCTTTACCAGGAAGCAATGTGTTTGACTACAATCTGATTTGCCCGTACTAAACATGGACCCACAAATATAATCGAGATTACACACACATAAAGTTCACTAATCCCTTAAGTCAAAGGTAAATAACCCATACAGAAACTTCAGACTTATTAGAGATTATAGTCTTGTCTTGTGTCACATAGAATGTAGTTCTAGCCGGGGAGCATTGATCGTCTGAGATGGGTCATCTTTGGTTCGTTCCCTTAGGCTTTCTTTGCTGCAATCGACCTTGCTTGTAGATTCAGAAATATTCccctaaaatatgaaaaacgaaatgcaaaaatattcCATTAGAAAGAAGGTGTATATGTTTGGGAGGAAGTGGGAAAACAGGGAAACAAGGATTATACCAGGCACATGCAATGACACTATGGAAGATGACACGCAACTGGAGTGGTACATACTGGTGATTGACCCATCCTACCACCGGCCAGAACTGCATTTACATCCATTAGAGATTGTCAAAAAGATGTGATTATGTTTCCACATGTATGGCAATTATCATTGAGTTCATATCTGATAGTGTAAACAATGAAGTACCGTCCATGATGTATACTGCACTGCAGGATAATCCTTCTTGATCTTAGTTTTCACCTGGGACCAGTTTCTTCCTGCATTTCATAAGAGTATGCAACCAAAGGGTTATATGAAATGCCACTATGCTAAGCCCAGTCACCGATCTGCATCTTTCAGGCTTTGTTTACCAATTTGTTTACTCTAAAATACAGCACCCTTATCAGACACCGAGGTCATCAAGGGAACTGATTTACATCCAATGCCTTCAGTGCATCTATCTCTAAAGTGAATATGGCCCTCGATTCTTAAATATCATTTGCAAGATTTCATATAATGAAGTAATACAAAGATCAAGGTGAGGGTTGCCTACCTATATTTCTATGAAAACTTCAAGATGCAATATGGACTTACCCTCAATAACCAGCCCATAGTAGACCATAAATACAAAGTTGTTCCAAGGTGAAGCAGTCAACTGTTCGAGGACCACctgaaataaataatttaatttggcaGTTTAGAATATAACAGCTTGTTGGCATAAATCAGTGCCTTGACTATTTGGAAATAACTAATTTTACTTTTCAGTTCAAGAGGAAATGAAAAGAGAGGCACATTATTAGTTCATTCGGTTTCAGTTCTGCAAGAGGAGATGCTCACGACTATTTGGGATTACAACTGTAGTCATACAGTTCCAAAGTTTCAACCCCTTTCTTCCAACTTCTCATCAAATAGGGTACAAGGGAGAGTAAACTGCATACCTTCTTGGCCACTGTCTTTGAATCTTTCTTCCCCTTAAAAAGCTTATCCAGTAGTATATGCAGAAAATGTCCGAAGGGCCCAAGATAAACAAATCCAAGAAGCTGCATGTAGCAGGTTAggataattatattaattgagAGTTGAAACTCAATAAGCAAAATTGTCTACACATGAATGAAAATGAACATATTAGCAGTTAGAATAAATATAGTAAAAGATCTCAGCCTCTTTTCTCTTTAGTAGTCTCCAGTTTCTGCCTCACAATTGGTTTGCATTAGGCCAAAACAGGGGATGCAGCAATAGCATTCAtacttcaaaatcaaaataaaagatgTACAGGTGGAAATTAGAATTAACATGAGCTACGTATAAGGTAGATTTTCCACTAAGAATAACAGTAACTAAGATTGTGTTTTAGGATTTAACAGAGAACCCCACAAGCATACTGTAAATATCAGTAGGTACCTTTTGTTTTGTTCTGAGCTTTCCAAACCAGAAAAAGTTCCATAGTTAATATTCATGAATCTCTCTCACCCAAACCCAGAAAACCAGGTCAATAGCGTGAATCTGTCGCATTTCAACATGCCAAATGTGAGTCATGCCCTTACTTAATCTAACCTGGACACTACTTTTCACCACCCATAATTCCTTTCTAGTAGCTTGCGTTCATTAGCATCCACAGAAATGAAACCATTCAAAAAATAAGTTCATATAGCACCTAGAAAATCAgcaggaaaggaaaaaagagaaacgAAAAAGAGCAGATAAAACAGAAATATATGCCTGCCTCTACCTTAAAACCTTCGGAAAGTAAAACCAGATGCCTATTGGACAGGAAAAATGGGATAGTGTGTTGTTCTCATAAAAGAAAACCACAATGAATTATGAGTTCTAGGACaaatgaaaaatggaaaggAGAATGCCCTCTTActgtttctttcactttctggGAAGAGGGAGAAAGGTATTTTCCCCCAAGCTCCTCAGCATCATCCAGATTTTAGAGCCAGTGATCTTACTTTAGCCAAAGTAGGTCTTCAATGTGGAATAGTAGAATGGTTCTTCACAACATAGACTCTCAGAAATCAAATTGAATAACTAATAGCAATGACAAAACTTCAAGCAAGCATAACTTTTGGTATCAAATTTCATAGAGAGCTCTCAACATGTCTAAGTGCCAACTCCTCCGCATAACCATGAAAACTACAGTATCATCTGAACAGATAGAACCACATTATGGGTGCTGTCCAAACAACTTGAGATCACGAATGATCACTGCATTCACTGTCTGTTGGCTGATTGGGTGGGCCAATAAACTCTAACTTTGCTATTAATCACTATTGAACCTATACCAGTGTCCCCCCCTTCAGCCTTATAGTCTCAAAATGCAATTTTCTTCAGTCATGTATCTCCTTCAAAAGTGACAACACACCCAATGTCCAAAGGCCACAACACAAAGAAATCCCAAGCTAATTTTGATCTCTGATCATCAATTTGTAATGAATATTAATTCAGTgatgaaacaaaaaatcaaattttcatgcccagttatttttcttgttaaattgccaatttaaaaaaaaaattaaaaagattaaaaaaaagaacaaaacaaaagcaTAAAAATAATGGACAGAGAGCCTACCACTTTGAGAAGAAGACGCTTCAGTTGAAGTTTCTGAATACCAGATAGCTTTTGAGAAACTATGTCACTGACAGCTGACAACACAGCCGCTGTAATGGCCTGCATCCACCTCAAAACCCCAAAATCCGAATCAttaatcaaaagaacaaaacccaattcataaaatccaaaaacaaaCACTGTCCGTTTGATTCCGGAGAAAATGGagggaaaaaaactaaaataaataataaagaaagggCCAACCCAGTTACCCAACAAATATTGCCCTCCAAAGTCCCGAATTTTCCCATCAACCAAACAAACCCATAAATCAGAAAGGCAAGAGAAAATGACAAAAGCGCAAGAGAGGTATGTGGGGACCTTGGTTCTCAAAGGGTGATGCTGAAGTTGTAAAAGGTACTGCTGCAAACCCTTCTTCGCCAATGATCCCATCCTTCACCTCTTCCCAACCCGTGATTTCTTGATAGAGAAagaaagggagagagaaagagtgagGCTCTGTCCTCCCGTCCTCCTTGCTCTTGATTCAGTCAACTTTATGGTCACGCCCACTGAAATATCTACCTAGTTTGGTAGTATAAGCGTGGGAACTTCCGTGGTGTGGACCCCACATATCCGGTTTGGACCGGCCGGCCTTGCCCGGGTTAGCTCGGAGAATAACCCGATACTCATTTGCACAAAGCTCTATATTAATTTCGTAATCTCTTGAAATTTCAtgaaatactttatttttttatcttatttatttatttttattttaaattgaaaaaaaattgataaaattttaaatttatgatcatcaaatattcaattcaaaaagataaatagaatttattctaaatttatttaaaacctgATTACTTTGATTAAATTTGTGAGTCACATGAATTAACTACCAAGTGTGTTTAGTACCATGGGTCTTTAGTAAATAAATAccatgataaataaattttataaaatctgATTTTcaggaagataaaaaaaatggaaattataataataaaatgaaataaaataatggtttattttgaaatattttaatgggaattttgaaataaatatcataatttctataattttaatgaaaatggaaGGAAATTATGAATTGGGAGAGACTAGATTTTCCTTGTACACATTTcattttatgtaaaattaattaaaaaaattaattaatatcaagATTGGAATTGAGAAAACTAATTATAGTAGATAATTGGCTCAATgctataattaaattataaattaaaaaaaatcattattatgttcctatatcttaattttatcaataacatttttaataaaaaaaaaacttttaatatttagacACAATTGAAGGTCGACATAAACCGAAAATAATATAGTAACTTAAGTAGGATAAGAATAAAAGTATTATCATaattatgaataaatatataaatttggaGAAATTGCAATTCAAtgaatcaataaatttaatttcctttttgaaaGTACATTCGAATGTTGTTTGTATTgtgttattaattatattatgattttaagctatgttaattttttaagaaaggGAAGAAGggtataatttgaaatttttattccCAAGCTTGGATGTAGCTACATTGGTAAAATAGTTTAAATAAGTAATCATCGGGTTTTAGTTTCATAGGAAAAAATTCACTCTATGAGGAAAAATATACATACTTATTTTTAActtgacttttttatttattccataaattaaatattaatacaatATGATACATcacattaaatataatattttaaaatatcatttcagtcttatataatatttaaggaTATTCGAAATAACATTATATGATGTACATATTAtattgttttaaagaataaggcTTCCTTTATAATAACTTTCTCTTTTTGGGTTAAGGTACATAACTTAAAGTCCAAACCATAATTTTTCGGGGTACTCAATCTCAAGAGACCTTAAAATCTATCAAATTACACATTGAGACTAATTTATTGAAACATGGAAACATAATTAGGGAAAATATTATTGTGTCAATTCAGTATCACGTAGAACAAATACAACATGTAGGCCATTGAATTGTATGctaaattttggatttttgaataaatataaaaaaaaaattaagtaaaaatattgaACACGTGGCATTTTTCTACTGATGACCACTTTTCAACGCCCCTCGATCGGAAACCCTATAACCAAGCCGGTGACGGCAGGACTGATGTCAATTGCATGGATCAACCGCCACATGAACTGAAAGCAACAGGTTTTTATTAAATCATAAGACGTCGTACAAGAGAATCTCAATTAATTTTGCAAATTATGATAGCCAAAAATTAATGAACGAGTCATGGAATGGGCCGAGTCAAGGCAGTCTGCAGTCAATGTTCCAAAGTCTGACCTACCCTCTTCAGCTATTCAACCAGTTGCTCTCTATAAATACCATCAACCGCCTCTCTTCTCTTCACATCAAACCACAAACAACAGAAAAACCAGAGAGATCAGAACCCCATCAATGTCTTCTTTACAGTCTTCCTCTCTTATACTCTCTTCTTCCAAGAGATCAATCAACGCTGCTATCCATCTTCCAAAGGCTAGAACACCGGCCAGTTTCTCCATTCCAAAGCCACCCTTGACAACAAACCTCAAGGTTGCTGAGGAGTTGAAGATCGGAGATGGGTTGATCACAGAAAAAAGCAGTGTGAAAGCTGCTGATTCTGCAGCCACAGCCAAGCTTTACGCAATCTTGGAGGCTGTGGTTGATAGGGTGGAGATGCACGTCAATCTTGGAGAGCAGAGAAATAACTGGAACACCCTTCTGTTGAATTCTATCAATATGATCACTCTCGCTGCTGCTACCATGGCCGGGGTTTCGGCCAGTGTTGGGGTTGGAGAGCCCCTTTTGGCTTTTAAGGTGTCGTCTACTCTCTTGTTCTCTGCTGCCACTGGCATGCTGCTTGTGATGAACAAGATCCAGCCGTCCCAGCTGGCGGAAGAGCAGCGAAACGCGGCGAGGTTGTTCAGGCAACTCCAAGCCCAGATTGAAACTGTACTCGCTGTTCGGACCCCAACTCAAGCGGATGTCGAGAGTGTGATGGAGAAGGTCTTGGCTCTGGACAAAGCTTACCCACTTCCACTGCTTGGTGTAATGATCGAAAAGTTCCCGGAAACGTTCCAGCCAGCTGTTTGGTGGCCGGGAAATGATTCTCACCAAGGAAGGAGAGAATTAGAGAAAGAATGTAATGAGAATAATGGATGGAGTGAGAAGATGGAAGTGGAAATGAGGGAGGTGGTCAAAGtgttgaaaagaaaagatgCTGAAGACTACATGAGACTAGGCAACCTGGGGTTGAAGATGAACAAAGTCTTAGCCATCTCAGGCCCTTTCCTCACTGGTATGGCAGCAGCCGCCTCCGCTCTTGCAGGGCCTTCTTCCCAAAGCCCATGGGCGGCGACACTGGCAGTTGCCGCCGGATCATTGGCCAGCGTTGTTAACACCCTGGAGCATGGTGGGCAAGTTGGGATGGTGCTGGAAATGTACAGAAACTGCACAGGCTTCTTCCAAAACATGGAAGAATCCATTGAGTCCACACTTGGAGAGACTGAACTtcagaagagagaaaatggagagTTGTTTGAAATGAAGGTGGCTTTGCAGTTGGGAAGAAGCTTGTCACAGCTTAGAGATCTCGCAGGAGAGGCAGATTCCACAAATGAATTTGCAAGCAAGCTCTTCTGACAGAATCTCTGTATGATCATGAATTGCCACATAGAAAATTTGTTAATCCCCTAATCTCAGTATAGTCGATGTGTAAATAATAATCTGTTTCTTTCTTGCTATATACATACATTAATGTTAGACCATTTAAAACATCCATTTTCTTGGTCAATTTCTTGGGCCATAATACATTGAATTTGCAAGGAAGTCGTTTAGTTTCAATATTAAATACTGTTTAGATTGTAGACATCACCTAATGTGTCATGTTTGGGAAAGGAGAAAGGTCAACAAAATTAGAGAATTTAAAAAGggatatttggttaaaaggcctaaaataaatatgaaatttgagaaatgtccttccttttttttctttctttagaaaAATGATCCATTTGAGGTATTTTTATCCTTCTTTAATCCCTTTAAAAACAcaatttctcttttatttcctGTCATTCTCCTCCCATACTGCTACCTCCCTTTTTCAACAAAGTTCAAATCATAGAGTAAAGATTAACgaattgaaaattaaagtcTTACTCAtgtcaaaaatacaaaaatatcatcattcctttttaaaattacatttgaATGTTGTTGTATTGTGTTATTAATAATGCTATGATTTTAAACTATGTTAATTTTCTAAGATGGTGAGGAAAgatataatttgaaatttttattccCAAATTTGGATGCAGGCTAGGatagtaaaataatttgaataaataatcaTTAGGTTTTTAGTTCCATGGGAAAAAATTCACTCAAAGAGggaaaatatacatatttttggGATTGGAATATCCCATATTCAtcttatttttttccccataaTAGGTGAAATAAGTTTTCTaatcttatcattatttattatatgatcaTATTTATTCTAGATATATGATAAGAGTGAGATAtcatattttatcttatatttgacttatgaaaaaatagaataagtTAAATCATCGTTTAAAACATCCTCGAATATGGGATATAATACTTCTTATacaatttttgttatatatattatagaatttgataattttaatttaagatatgagaaattatatttaatttattataatttcattttattttctctttctttttcataatttttttttatattactcactttggaaaacaaaattttttattgattaaattTTTAGTACGAAAGAGTACATACATAACAtaatctaaaataatattaataaaaaatattattgaatataaattttatatatttaacaatattatgtaacattttttatttaaatattttaattatgagaattattggcaaaaaaataaaaaatcacttattaaattataaacaataaaatgatttctaa of the Vitis vinifera cultivar Pinot Noir 40024 chromosome 10, ASM3070453v1 genome contains:
- the LOC100259770 gene encoding probable F-box protein At4g22030, with amino-acid sequence MEWAESRQSAVNVPKSDLPSSAIQPVALYKYHQPPLFSSHQTTNNRKTREIRTPSMSSLQSSSLILSSSKRSINAAIHLPKARTPASFSIPKPPLTTNLKVAEELKIGDGLITEKSSVKAADSAATAKLYAILEAVVDRVEMHVNLGEQRNNWNTLLLNSINMITLAAATMAGVSASVGVGEPLLAFKVSSTLLFSAATGMLLVMNKIQPSQLAEEQRNAARLFRQLQAQIETVLAVRTPTQADVESVMEKVLALDKAYPLPLLGVMIEKFPETFQPAVWWPGNDSHQGRRELEKECNENNGWSEKMEVEMREVVKVLKRKDAEDYMRLGNLGLKMNKVLAISGPFLTGMAAAASALAGPSSQSPWAATLAVAAGSLASVVNTLEHGGQVGMVLEMYRNCTGFFQNMEESIESTLGETELQKRENGELFEMKVALQLGRSLSQLRDLAGEADSTNEFASKLF
- the LOC100258242 gene encoding peroxisomal membrane protein PMP22 isoform X1, with translation MGSLAKKGLQQYLLQLQHHPLRTKAITAAVLSAVSDIVSQKLSGIQKLQLKRLLLKVLLGFVYLGPFGHFLHILLDKLFKGKKDSKTVAKKVVLEQLTASPWNNFVFMVYYGLVIEGRNWSQVKTKIKKDYPAVQYTSWTFWPVVGWVNHQYVPLQLRVIFHSVIACAWYNPCFPVFPLPPKHIHLLSNGIFLHFVFHILGEYF
- the LOC100258242 gene encoding peroxisomal membrane protein PMP22 isoform X2, yielding MGSLAKKGLQQYLLQLQHHPLRTKAITAAVLSAVSDIVSQKLSGIQKLQLKRLLLKVLLGFVYLGPFGHFLHILLDKLFKGKKDSKTVAKKVVLEQLTASPWNNFVFMVYYGLVIEGRNWSQVKTKIKKDYPAVQYTSWTFWPVVGWVNHQYVPLQLRVIFHSVIACAWGIFLNLQARSIAAKKA